A part of Actinomycetes bacterium genomic DNA contains:
- the glyA gene encoding serine hydroxymethyltransferase: MTDVPFWGPDFAALQDQDPEIAAVILGELERLRGGLQLIASENFTSPAVLAALGSTLSNKYAEGYPGRRYYGGCGVVDDAEEIGIARAKELFGCDHANLQPHSGASANLAAYAAFLSPGDTVLAMDLKQGGHLTHGSKVNFSGRWFDVVSYGVRPDTELIDYDQVRDQAHAHHPKMIICGATAYPRLIDFEAFRGIADEVGAALVVDAAHFIGLVAGRAIPSPVPYADVVTCTTHKVLRGPRGGMILCREEHAAKIDKAVFPFLQGGPLMHAVAAKAVNLKECLQPAYQRYAADVIANAKALAAGLEAEGMRPVSGGTDTHLALIDLRGVGATGAEAEQRCDASRITLNKNAIPFDPQPPMTASGVRVGSPSVTTQGMGPDQMAEVAALIGRAVRDVDGTAAPEIAEAVSALTAKFPAYPHP, from the coding sequence ATGACTGACGTGCCGTTCTGGGGTCCCGACTTCGCCGCCCTCCAGGACCAGGACCCCGAGATCGCGGCGGTCATCCTGGGCGAGCTGGAGCGGCTGCGCGGGGGGCTGCAGCTCATCGCCAGCGAGAACTTCACCTCGCCGGCCGTGCTGGCCGCGCTGGGGTCGACGCTGTCGAACAAGTACGCCGAGGGATACCCCGGTCGCCGCTACTACGGCGGGTGCGGCGTGGTCGACGACGCCGAGGAGATCGGCATCGCGAGGGCCAAGGAGCTCTTCGGCTGCGATCACGCGAACCTGCAGCCGCACTCCGGGGCCAGCGCCAACCTCGCCGCCTATGCCGCGTTCCTTAGCCCCGGCGACACGGTGCTCGCGATGGACCTCAAACAGGGCGGGCACCTGACCCACGGCTCGAAGGTGAACTTCTCGGGCCGCTGGTTCGACGTCGTCTCCTACGGCGTCCGCCCGGACACCGAGCTCATCGACTACGACCAGGTCCGCGACCAGGCGCACGCCCACCACCCGAAGATGATCATCTGCGGTGCCACGGCGTACCCGAGGCTGATCGACTTCGAGGCCTTCCGCGGGATCGCCGACGAGGTCGGTGCGGCCCTGGTGGTCGATGCGGCGCACTTCATCGGTCTGGTCGCCGGCCGCGCCATCCCGAGCCCGGTGCCGTACGCCGATGTCGTGACCTGCACCACCCACAAGGTGCTGCGCGGCCCCCGCGGCGGCATGATCTTGTGCCGCGAGGAGCACGCCGCGAAGATCGACAAGGCGGTGTTCCCGTTCCTGCAGGGCGGTCCGCTGATGCACGCAGTTGCCGCCAAGGCGGTGAACCTCAAGGAGTGTCTGCAGCCCGCCTACCAGCGCTACGCGGCCGACGTCATCGCCAACGCCAAGGCGCTCGCGGCGGGCCTCGAGGCCGAGGGGATGCGCCCGGTCTCCGGTGGGACCGACACCCACCTCGCGCTCATCGACCTGCGCGGGGTCGGCGCGACCGGAGCCGAGGCCGAGCAGCGATGCGACGCCTCGCGCATCACGTTGAACAAGAACGCCATCCCCTTCGATCCCCAGCCACCGATGACCGCCTCCGGGGTCCGCGTCGGCTCCCCCAGCGTCACCACCCAGGGCATGGGCCCCGACCAGATGGCGGAGGTGGCAGCCCTGATCGGCCGTGCCGTCCGAGACGTCGACGGCACGGCCGCGCCGGAGATCGCCGAGGCGGTGTCCGCCCTGACCGCGAAGTTCCCCGC